The nucleotide sequence GCGCTCCCTCGCTAACGCTTCGGGTTAGTGTTGCGTGACAGCGACGATGCGGGGATCGTGGGCCGGCAGTTGAGGCGGCAAATCGTCCGGCGAATCGCTTTGGCCATCCCGAAATTCCAGCGTCGACGCCACACTAGGAATATTGCACCAAGCTGAAGGTCGGGTGCGGGGCCAGCCGGGCGGCGCCTTTCAGGGCCAAAAGTTCGATCACGAAGGCGCAGCCGATCACTTTCGCGCCGGAATACTCGACCAGTTGGCAACAGGCTTGCATCGTGCCGCCGGTGGCCAAGAGATCGTCGACGAGCAACACGTTTTGACCCGACGACACACCGTCGATGTGCATCTCGAGCGTGTCGGTGCCGTATTCCAAATCGTAGTGGAAGGCGTGCGTGTCGAAGGGCAATTTGCCGGGCTTGCGCACCGGAACGAAGCCGACGCCCAATTCCAACGCCAGCGGCGCGGCGAACAAGAACCCCCGGGCCTCGGCCGCGGCCACGGCATGGATCCCCACGTCGCGGTAGTGGCCCGCCAATTGTGCGATCGTCTCGTGGAACGCTTCCGCGGAAGCCAAAAGCGGCGTGATGTCGCGAAACAAAATGCCCGGCTTGGGAAAGTCGGGAATGGCCCGGATGTAATCGGGCAGATGAACCCCGGTCGACGCCATTGTCATACGTCACCTCAAGAGATCGCGGAAAGCGGGCGCGCGGTCCAGTATAGCCCGGCGGATTGCCGTCGGCGAGCAAGGATCGAGGCGGCCGCTGGAGACAAGAAGCGTTTCGAAAACCGCAAGACAGAGGCAACACAGAGGGGGAGAGCAAGGCGGAGGGGGACAGTCCGCGCGCGAGGCGGAGGAGCGAGGCCGAGGGGGACAGTCCCCCGGCGGTTTTTGAAGCTTCTTCCGGTCGGTCCAACGGCTAATCGACATCCAGGCGTTCGACGAACTCGGCGAATTCCTTCCTTTGCTTTTCTTGCTGGGCGGAGAGGGTCTTCAGTTCCGCGCGAGTCTTGGCGATCAGATCTTCTTGTTCGCCGAACATCTTGACATACCGCTTGAACAACTCCGACGACTTGTCGAGTTGCTGCATGTTCAGGCGAATACGCGATTGCTCTTCTCCAATTTCCGTGATCTGCGATTCCGCTTGGGCGCGCTGTCTTAACAAATCGGTCCGGGCAGCCAATCGCGTCGACAATTCCTTGAACGCGTCCTTCACTTGCTGCGATGTGGCCGCGGCCGAGCTATACACCAGCAGCGCGCTCGTGTCGGAGAGCACGCCCAGCCGAACTTGCTGGAGCGATCGCCGTTGCTCCTCGACGGCCAAAGTCGCCGTCTTATGCTCCGGCACATCGAGGGCGAAGCGGTAGGTGTCGCGCGATTGTTCGGCGAGGTTCTTGGTGGAAACAAGTTTCCAGTCGGAATCGATCGGCTGCTCGATCAAAACATGCTTGGCTCGATCGCCCGAATTCTTCATCGTATATTCTCGCCGGCGGTTGATTTTGGTCGTGGCCTGGAGAACGCCGTGGACGATCTTTACCAGCGTGAGTTCTTCCGATCGCATGTCGTCGCCGCTGGTCGCTTCGACATTCAGATCGAGCGCGTAGCTAATGAGCCGGCTGGCGCCCGGGGCGATATCTTCGATCTGGGCGTCGCCCGCGTATTCGCCCCCGTCGAACACCGTGATCGGCCCCTGCATCAAATGGAGCTTGGTCGTGTTGTGCAGCCAAAGTCCGGAGAGCGGATGTTTCGATTGATCCGCCGGATTGTAGATGGAAACGCGCTCACCTTTGATCGGTTCGTTGACGATCGGCAGCAGCGCCGATTGCGAATGGGCGAGCGTGACGGGAGTGCCGATGGCGTAGCGAAATAATGCGCCGACCTCTTCGGCTTTTGTCTTCGGAGCGACTCCCTTTTTCAAATCGAGAGTCATATTGGGGCCGGGTCCGCCGACGACCGGCACCACGCTGGTCACCATTGGTTCTCGATTGGTGCCGAACGAGCCGCCTGCACCGAAGCCGCCCACCCCCATCCCGGCGCTCATTCCTCCGGCGCCGCCAAGACCGCCCCCGGTTTGGAACTGGTTCTTGTTCCCCAGTCGAACCGGCTTTCCACCGATCCGCAAACCGGAG is from Pirellulales bacterium and encodes:
- a CDS encoding adenine phosphoribosyltransferase, with the protein product MTMASTGVHLPDYIRAIPDFPKPGILFRDITPLLASAEAFHETIAQLAGHYRDVGIHAVAAAEARGFLFAAPLALELGVGFVPVRKPGKLPFDTHAFHYDLEYGTDTLEMHIDGVSSGQNVLLVDDLLATGGTMQACCQLVEYSGAKVIGCAFVIELLALKGAARLAPHPTFSLVQYS